The stretch of DNA AAAGGTCGCCTGTTGTGTAATTTGCTCTCGGTCCTGGCTGCAGACACAGATGCACTCAGACTCTGctaaacacacaacaccacTTTAAACAAAGGTGTCCAATAATAATCCAGCCTGCCCACCTTCCAGTGTCCATAAAGTTCCCCATAAACCAATTTATAACGTATCATACGTCCCCCCTCTGCAGGTGTTCACAGCAGAATTCCTCTTCATTTGTCCTGTAGTTGTTGTCGTCGATTGTTAAATGATGTTTCCGCGGTTGTGTTTAGCTCTGCTTGCTCTCTCGTCTCTGGCTGCTGCGTCCGATCCAGGCTGCGAGGAGCTCGTCAAACCTTTGGAAGACAGAAGCAAGGTTTATTGACTttttgcattttacattttttgtttacttgtaCGGTTACAAAGCGTTAAAAGCCTTTGCTTGTGTTTCCCCTTGGTTTTTATATTTCGCACACGCAGATCTCTGGCAAATGGATTTTCCACGTTGGTGGAGCAGACACCGAGGAATATTTGAAGAATCTAAAATATTTCCACAGCTCCTGGATCGATATCCCAACCGTGCTTAGCGATAATATGACCATACGCTTCGCAGACAGACAGTAAATGTTGACTTTTAATTTTCATCATCAGTACATTCATGGATGATATAATTTTTACGCCTTTTCCCATGTGTTTTTGCAAGCGAGGAGAAATGCCTTTATGGACATGCTAATTTCTCTAATGAGGGAAACAACACCAAACTGACATGTGAGTCCACATTAttatagatatactgtatgagcTGTAACAGTCAGTACAGTTACTAAACCTCCGCTTGTATCTGCAGTTCACTTCAACTCCACCTCACACGACCACGTTGGGATGCTCCTGGTGTCCTGTGCCGACTGCCTGCTGTGGATTGAGAACACAGAGTCAAAGAAGAATGGGGAGATTAATATGGGCAGACAGTTCTACCTGTTCAGTGAGTCCACATTTGTATCTgtgtaaattataataataactgagACAACATTAACTTTTCCCCCTTGTCCCCCTGCAGCAAAGAGTGGCGATTTGGCCGAATCTGATCTGGCTTTTTTCATGAAACAGGCGGCGTGCCTCAACGTCCTGCCAGATTTCTACTTTGCAGAGACCAAAGGTGAGATTCCTGCGCTGTATAAACACAACTGTAACCAGTAGTGActggtaaataaaataataatgtggccTCACGTCTCTGTTTCAGACCTGTGTCCTGACGAGAAGGAGGCTGCTGCCTCAAAAGAAACGACACAAGAGCAGTAGAAGTTGCCGTTACGTGAACTCTCAACTCCACCCGCAGAGGAttgtgttttaaagctgcagtaggcggGATGAATGTTGTATGATGTATATAAATGAATAGACATGTTTCATACTGTCTCAttaatttgtgattttattCTGTGTAAATGAAGTTTCTGTATCTAAGAAAATGGACTAGGAAATTTAGGACTGTGGTCAGAGGAGTCACTTGTAATCAGTTCAGTTCTAAATCAGTTCTAACGACAGGAATTTACAAACCTTTTTGCACTTCAGTGATTTTCCCTAAACGAGACTTTATCCTCGTGCATAAACTCCACATTTAGAAAATAACatcatgatttattattattattatattattatatattattatagtaCTGTATGTCTCTGTTGCTCAGTATGAATGAAAAAGCTCCAAAATCCTTCCTAAGTAACCGCACGAACCGCGTGTTTGTGTTATCACGTAATACACgaaccacagtttgagaaccatggggggTTGTAGACCATTCTTGTATAATGTATAACATgcctgtacttttactcaagtatcccttttaagTACTTCATGCAAGACTAGTTCAAAcgtgtatatacagaggctgttttcttttttaaatcggattgaatttgtgaaagtaCACAAAGTACAAGAAAAACaatctaattttgtgacttctgcacaattgcGATACAACatgaatcctaactttgactcaacagcacatgacacaaaaaaaacgcaTTTTGTAAatgctgaaaatgtgaaaatgttctacaaaagtacaaaaagtacaagtatcttaccagaaagtGACTTTGATAGAAcctgaagtcattttttataagtaaagtaaaagtcttaaagtacatgacatttactgtacttaagtatcaaacatctttttctgatataaaatgtgttttagaaataaaagtattaaaaaaggtgaggagttaggattgagtcatggtggttcagtggtaggacGTGTTGTCttccaactggaaggttgttggtccaattcctggctctgctagtctactagtccttgagcaaagacacttaatcccATGTTGCTGcatgtgaatatgtgaaaactgtagtttaaagcagctcatcaagactagaaaagctctatatactgtaaatacagaccataataccaaggcttcttcttcttcttctgattttatttggtagtaacgagtaacaaagatagttgctagaaatattataaataacaaagtgaacTACAGATACGTGGATTTTGTACTTTGTACAGTAAGTAAGtatttgtatctgtgtgtgtgtgtgtgttctttttctgccctcatggagaccaaaaacctggtcctaaagaggaagaaccacattttagaggaactggttaagttttggCCACATATTTGAACCGCGGGTtctagggtaaggttagggttagacttgaactggttatggttagagttTAGTTAAAGTAACATTGTTTCGGCTGTCTAAAggagctgcatgtgtgtgtgtgagagagacagagagacagagagacagagaggacattaTGTAACGGTGGAGAGGTCCTGCTTTTCACACGCTGCCAGATGGCTCTTACGTAAAGGGAGAAATGGAACACAAGAGTCAAGACCTGACTGAAAGATGTGAGaattgaattgtgtgtgtgtgtgtgtgtgtgtgtgtgtgtgtgtcagcccaCTCTTCTTCCCCTGGTTCACTCTGTGGAGCCTGTATTTGGCAGGACCCCTGACGTTGGTgttactctctgtctctcctgctgctgtctgtACAGAAATGGCTGCACAGCTGGTCGCGGCTCTGCTGGCTCTCGCCTCCCTCTGTGCTGCGTCTGAATCCACCGACTGTAAAGAGCTGGTCAAGCCTCTGGTGCTGGACAGTCACAGCCCTGTGAGTATAGGCGGGATCGTTTGTGATGAGTTTGTCATACGTGTCAGTGTGCTGTGGATGTGGGGCTGAATGTTTGCTTTGGTGTTAAAATCTCTTGTTCTCCAGCACAGCAATACAGCAAAATGACAATCATGACttgttaaagaaataaatacatccAATCGATgtacattaaaataatatataaaaaaacattattttcagttGGAGGACTTTTAACTGGTTGCGGTTTATTTGTCAGTGTGGTGTCCCTAATAAAGTGAGCAGAGTAACTACGTGTTCTAATAAAGCGATCAGTATCAGGTGTTCAGATTATACTGACCAAATTCTTAAATCTTGACAATTTTCTTAAATCTTCAGTTCATTAAATGACTTTGTTTGCCATTTTGAGTaaaataatttgacacattttgaatcTTTTACAaccttttttaataatttgttcCTGATTTGTGTATAAAATTACtcttctataatataatataatgtaatgtaatatatgatataatataatataatataatataatataatataatataatataatgtaatgtaatgtaatataatataatataatataatataatataatagccTTTATGCACCAATATTTACTTTGATTGTCTTTGATTgtcttttgaaatgtttaaatgcacttattgtaagtcgctttggataaaagcatctgctaaatgacatgtaatgtaatgaaatgaatgtaaaatgtctgtctgtgtgtgtgtgtgtgtgtgtgtgtgtgtgtgtgtgtgtgtgtgtgtggcagatcTACGGGAAGTGGGTGCTCCACGTCGGTGCGTGGGACCAGCTCGGCCTGAAGAATGATTTAATATCAGTGAACAGCTCGTGGGTGGAACTGTCAGCGTCCTCAGACACTGGAGTCATTAGCATGTACTGGGCCGACCGCCTGTAAGAGCACACTGCATTGATGATCATGTGACCACTGTGTATTGTGCAATTGTAAttcagcatttatttatttattttatctgccCATTACAGAGATACTGATAAGTGTCTTCAGGGATCAGCTAATGCCACCATCACTGGGATGACCAGCCACACCACTGGTATGAATCTGGAagtcatcagtgtttttttctgttaaaaacgcagtatgtcatttctgccaccaGAGGTCTcgcaatcaaaacaacaacaggagaaCAATAGCGTTTTTTCCACTACTCGGCTCTAGTGATGTGTCGGTCACAAACGAGCTGGCTCTAAGAGCCGATTCTTTGTCGCGGACGTGAAAAGCCAATGAGAAGAGCTGCATCTTTTGCCGCTGATAaaaattgtatattttttttttatgttttttatgttttaactttccatacatatcaaatattaatgacatttttttaaaacctgaaatTGCCTTTATTTCATgctctaaaaaaacacacacaaaaaatattttccatatgcaatattatttattgattatttttagtttgattATTGCAGCTTGGTATATGTGAAAGATtagcagaaacatttgtttatatgcattatttaattaaatttttgcaatgtcatattttgtcaaATACTAAAgttagtattatttattttatgtcagtTATCATTATACATATCAATCATTAATGCATTTTTGAAAAGTTTGTCACGATGCATCAATAAATGGTGATTTGAATGGGTTttaatgagcacatttttgtacgtaaggtgtgttagtgtgagtattttttttagttaattGTGGTATAGacaaaaattaagaaaaatcaaaaacaatatgcatgaaaaaaataaaatattctagaatttacacaaaaatgtgtccaggtgtgtttaagggttaatataatattactttCCTGATGTGAAATTATTACCAATCTCTCAGTGTCCAACTGTTAAAGTGTTAATATTCACACTATAGCCTCCAAAGACTAATTGATTGTTTTCTCCTCAGTAAACATCAACGGTCACACTTCATACCATGATGGGAAATACTACGAGACGTGCACTGACTGCCTCCTGTCTGAAGACACCACCCTGCTGCCGGACGGCAAGTCAAAGGGACGGTATTTCTTCCTCTTCAGTAAGCCTCGTTTTAACCTTCATAATTAATTCCTTTCcatcaaatataaaacacactGTTTCTCTCCGTTCCTCTGGGCTTCCCAGGACTTCCCGTCACCATCTCACTCTTCctgttttatatttctttttcacTCTTTTGCAGCACGGACCGGCGCTCTGGAGCCATCTGAGTTAGAGACGTTCAAGAAGCAGGCGGAGTGTCTGAACTTCCTACCTGAATATCGCTTTTTAGGCACAGGTCAGTCAACGCCagggagtaaaagtacaagtatctttacca from Solea solea chromosome 8, fSolSol10.1, whole genome shotgun sequence encodes:
- the LOC131463996 gene encoding uncharacterized protein LOC131463996, translated to MMFPRLCLALLALSSLAAASDPGCEELVKPLEDRSKISGKWIFHVGGADTEEYLKNLKYFHSSWIDIPTVLSDNMTIRFADRHEEKCLYGHANFSNEGNNTKLTFHFNSTSHDHVGMLLVSCADCLLWIENTESKKNGEINMGRQFYLFTKSGDLAESDLAFFMKQAACLNVLPDFYFAETKDLCPDEKEAAASKETTQEQ
- the LOC131463995 gene encoding uncharacterized protein LOC131463995, which produces MAAQLVAALLALASLCAASESTDCKELVKPLVLDSHSPIYGKWVLHVGAWDQLGLKNDLISVNSSWVELSASSDTGVISMYWADRLDTDKCLQGSANATITGMTSHTTVNINGHTSYHDGKYYETCTDCLLSEDTTLLPDGKSKGRYFFLFTRTGALEPSELETFKKQAECLNFLPEYRFLGTDLCPDDRETASPPVEKTEDDDSDAPPAAK